In the Arthrobacter sp. CDRTa11 genome, GTCCGTCTTTGCAGTCACCCTGGTGCTGTTCAGGAGCGGCAAGGTCCGGGCAACGCCCAAGGCCATGCGCTTCTTTATGATCGCGCTCATCGGTTATGCCGTCTTCTCACTGATCAACATGGTCATGATGTGGACCGGCGCTGTTCAGGAGCCGTTCGGCCTGCGCACCAGCGTTGAAATCCTCGGGATCCCGCTGGGCGTCTTCATTGGCATCCTGGCCATCGGCCTGGCCGCTTTCTCCCTCATCATGGACTTCACCAGCATTGAGGCCGGAGTAAACAGCGGCGCCCCGCAGCGCTTCTCGTGGACGGCGGCATTTGGCCTGACGGTAACGCTGGTCTGGCTCTACGTGGAGATCATCCGCCTGCTGGCCATCCTGCGCGGCGACGAATAAATCCCCGGCGGACACCCCGCCGTCGTAGTTCAACAGGAGCTGTAGTTCACAGGAGCTGTGGTTCAACAGGAGAGGCCCCATCATTTGATGGGGCCTCTCCTGCTTTTCCGGGGTGTCCCAAGGACCACTGTCCTGGGTGAGGTTCGTGTCCTTTAAGAAATGCGCATGGCGCCGGCAGCTGGCGCCACAGTGAAGATATCCGGGGCCTTGAACCCGGCGTCGGAGAAAGCCTGTTCGACGGCGTTGCGCACCTGCTGCTCAGAGCCCACCGGTGTGAGGGCGATGGCCGCGCCGCCAAAGCCGCCGCCGGTCATCCGGGCGCCGATGGCGCCGTGCATACGGGAGGTATCAACGGCGAGGTCCAGTTCCGGGCATGAGATCTCGAAGTCGTCCCGCATGGATACGTGGCTGGCATCCAGCAGCGCACCGATGGAGGCAGGGCCTTCGCTGGCCAGCAGGTCCACAGTCTGGAGTACCCGGTCGTTTTCGGTGACCACGTGGCGGACGCGGCGGAAGGTCAGCTCGTCCAGGAGTCCGCTGGCTTCTTCGAGGTCGGCCACCTGAACATCGCGGAGGGCCTTGACGCCGAGGACCTCCGCGCCAAGTTCACAGGAAGCACGGCGGGATGCGTAGCCGCCGTCGGCGTGGGAGTGGGACACCTTCGTGTCGATCACCAGCATCACCAGTCCCGCGGGCTCAGTCTCAAACGGCACCAGGCGCACGCTCTGGTCCCGGCAGTCGAGGAAAACTGCATGGTCCTTTGATCCACGCAGCGAGGCCGACTGGTCCATGATGCCGGTGGGGGCGCCCACAAAGTCGTTTTCCGCCTGCTGCGTGGCGAGAACCATCTCTTCCGCGGCCAGGCCGGCTCCTGTCAGTTCATTCAGGGCTGAGACGACGGCGCACTCGATCGCATGCGAAGAGGACAGGCCGGCACCCAGCGGAACATTCGAATCAAGGAGCAGGTCCAAGCCGGGTACTGCTATGCCACGCTGTTGCAGCGCCCACATCACTCCGAGCGGATACTTGGTCCAGCCCTTGGCCGCCGAGGCATCCAGCCCTTGCACGTCAGTGGTGAACATGCCTTGGTCCCCGTACGTGGAGAGCAGCCGAATAGTGGAATCGGCGCGGACTCCAACGGCAACACGGGCCGTCTTGTCGATGGCAAACGGGAGCACAAAGCCCTCGTTGTAGTCTGTGTGCTCGCCGATCAGGTTCACCCGTCCCGGTGCCTGCCAGACGCCGTCGGGAAGCCTGCCGAATGCACGCTCAAACCGGCTGGTGAGTTCGGCGGTGGTGGGCGGGGCCGCTGTGGTTGTCAGCGGGTCTGGGGCGGCGGTCACGCGGAGGCTCCTTTGCTTGCGGCCGCCAGGCTGGCGGCGGGGGAGGGGATGTTAAGCGGGGATTCGGCGGGGGAGGGGGTGGACGCGGGCACCTTCACGGCGCGAAGCCGCTCCGCCACACTTTCCGGAGTGGTGTCGTTGATGAAGGCGCCCATCGCCGCCTCGGAGCCGGCAAGGAACTTGAGTTTGTCCGCAGCCCGGCGCGGCGAGGTCAGCTGCAGGTGCAGATAGCTTGCCGGCCGCAGGACGTCGTCAAGAGGGGCCTGGTGCCACGCCGAAATGTATGGCGTGGGTGTGGGGTAGAGAGCGTCGAGGCGCTTGAGCAAATCCAGGTAGACGTGGGCCAGTTCGTCCTTTTCCTCGCCGCTGAGGGCGGCCAGGTCCGGGACCTGGCGGTGGGGGACAAGGTGGATTTCCAGTGGCCAGCGCGCGGCGAAGGGCACGTAGGCGCTGAAGTTCTCGCTTTCCATCACCATCCTGCTACCGTCTTCCCGCTCGGCGCTCAACAGCGAGCCGGTGAGCGTCTTTTGCCCATCTGCCTGGTCATAGAATTTACGTGCGGCCGCGCCCAGGACTCCCGCGCGCGGGGTGACGTAGGGGTAGGCGTAGATCTGTCCGTGGGGGTGGTGGAGGGTCACCCCAATGTCAGCTCCACGGTTCTCGAACGGAAAGACCTGCTTAATGCCGGACAGCGCGCTCAATGCTTCCGTGCGGTGGGCCCAGGCCTCCACTACAGTCCGTGCCCGGGCCTCCGTCAGGCCGCTGAATGATCCCGTGTGCTCCGGGGTGAAGGACACCACCTCACACCGCCCATAGGCCGGGCCTGTGGTTCCCCATGCCGGGTTGGCCGGCACCGGGCCCAGTGCGGGGCCGAGTGACGGGAACCTGTTTTCAAAGACCACAACGTCGTAGTCCGGCGCGGGAATCTCCGACGGGTTGTTCTGCGTGGTGGGGCAGATGGGGCACTGGTCTGCCGGAGGCAGGTGGGTCCGCGTCTGCCGGTGGGCAGCCACCGCAACCCATTCTTCCGTCAGCGCATCAAACCGGACCTCGCCGGGCTCGCCGCGTGCGGGCAGGTCACGG is a window encoding:
- the galT gene encoding galactose-1-phosphate uridylyltransferase — encoded protein: MTGITNTTLADGRELIYFDDAATPKYRTAETTTDHRDLPARGEPGEVRFDALTEEWVAVAAHRQTRTHLPPADQCPICPTTQNNPSEIPAPDYDVVVFENRFPSLGPALGPVPANPAWGTTGPAYGRCEVVSFTPEHTGSFSGLTEARARTVVEAWAHRTEALSALSGIKQVFPFENRGADIGVTLHHPHGQIYAYPYVTPRAGVLGAAARKFYDQADGQKTLTGSLLSAEREDGSRMVMESENFSAYVPFAARWPLEIHLVPHRQVPDLAALSGEEKDELAHVYLDLLKRLDALYPTPTPYISAWHQAPLDDVLRPASYLHLQLTSPRRAADKLKFLAGSEAAMGAFINDTTPESVAERLRAVKVPASTPSPAESPLNIPSPAASLAAASKGASA
- the galK gene encoding galactokinase, with the translated sequence MTAAPDPLTTTAAPPTTAELTSRFERAFGRLPDGVWQAPGRVNLIGEHTDYNEGFVLPFAIDKTARVAVGVRADSTIRLLSTYGDQGMFTTDVQGLDASAAKGWTKYPLGVMWALQQRGIAVPGLDLLLDSNVPLGAGLSSSHAIECAVVSALNELTGAGLAAEEMVLATQQAENDFVGAPTGIMDQSASLRGSKDHAVFLDCRDQSVRLVPFETEPAGLVMLVIDTKVSHSHADGGYASRRASCELGAEVLGVKALRDVQVADLEEASGLLDELTFRRVRHVVTENDRVLQTVDLLASEGPASIGALLDASHVSMRDDFEISCPELDLAVDTSRMHGAIGARMTGGGFGGAAIALTPVGSEQQVRNAVEQAFSDAGFKAPDIFTVAPAAGAMRIS